The Lytechinus pictus isolate F3 Inbred chromosome 15, Lp3.0, whole genome shotgun sequence genome contains a region encoding:
- the LOC129278411 gene encoding uncharacterized protein LOC129278411, with protein MAGLFDALGFKCDECGNDDGDETQGYKVVEQRHLCPTCARNLASAILADAAHRSVKWPCPQHERKEVELLCSECKVAVCPTCALTSHHGHRMQDIEKFFIEKKETMERDVEKISAKQVEMQSFLNKVECCSQKIDDHLEDIRAKISVTFQTKSQDQKERRDVQLVRIKTEAEELIRQINEKREMELAEMNEEYNNEHETLVKDRDGVLAELNIISDKLKKMTSDAKVSAEATKDQLESTAALAKSIVVDCDGKSFHEKIAEFHEKGMDNLPRLDHDHVDTISKVARKLGFKRMDDEQRIGTLTGQMASYEVEKTMKLSSDIQEPFLLGSIDEQTLIVRNGNGSGLYTVNIESRSVETLLGDKKTRGIWDLAVFPGKGFVYSDYNAGLLKICDRQGNVLRFLALPDDEARFAFLAVDRKGKLLAASHNTSNIHVIDPQTGAHLRTIGEVDCNPMMGCGVLSNGDIIIRSGNSDITRIFRATGEIKMRFPLADWSRRINFHIAPDDMIYVTYREKSDKSYMGYVSLMSSAGDMRRDKVIEFPTSYLYRYHPRCVVPVPGTVVVLNGDVVIVYKETPGVNDLR; from the coding sequence ATGGCAGGCCTTTTTGATGCACTGGGATTCAAATGCGATGAATGTGGgaatgatgatggagatgagaCACAAGGGTACAAAGTCGTTGAACAGCGTCATTTATGTCCAACTTGTGCCCGCAATCTGGCCAGCGCCATACTGGCTGATGCAGCACATAGATCTGTTAAGTGGCCGTGTCCGCAACATGAGCGGAAAGAAGTGGAACTGCTCTGCTCTGAATGCAAAGTGGCAGTGTGTCCAACTTGCGCATTGACTTCTCACCATGGTCACCGCATGCAAGACATCGAGAAATTCTTCATCGAGAAGAAAGAAACTATGGAAAGGGATGTTGAAAAGATTTCTGCAAAGCAAGTCGAAATGCAGAGCTTTCTGAACAAGGTAGAATGCTGCTCGCAAAAGATAGATGATCACCTCGAAGACATCAGAGCTAAGATATCCGTCACTTTCCAGACAAAGTCACAGGATCAGAAAGAGCGAAGAGATGTTCAACTAGTCAGGATTAAGACAGAGGCAGAAGAGCTAATCAGGCAGATCAACGAAAAGCGTGAAATGGAGCTTGctgaaatgaatgaagaataCAACAACGAACACGAAACACTGGTAAAAGACAGAGACGGTGTACTGGCAGAGCTAAACATTATTTCAGACAAGCTCAAGAAGATGACTTCAGACGCCAAGGTGTCCGCTGAGGCCACTAAAGATCAGTTAGAGAGCACAGCCGCACTTGCAAAATCCATCGTGGTTGATTGCGATGGGAAATCTTTCCATGAGAAGATCGCAGAGTTTCACGAAAAGGGTATGGACAACTTGCCACGTTTGGACCACGATCACGTGGATACGATCTCAAAGGTTGCGAGGAAGTTAGGTTTCAAGAGGATGGATGATGAACAAAGAATCGGTACCTTGACAGGACAGATGGCTTCCTATGAGGTAGAAAAGACAATGAAATTGTCTTCTGATATTCAAGAGCCGTTTCTTCTCGGATCGATCGATGAGCAAACATTGATCGTTCGGAACGGAAATGGATCAGGTCTGTACACGGTGAACATAGAGTCTAGATCTGTGGAAACGCTTCTGGGCGACAAGAAGACTCGGGGCATTTGGGATTTAGCTGTCTTTCCTGGCAAGGGTTTCGTATACAGTGATTACAATGCAGGCCTCCTTAAGATCTGTGACAGACAAGGGAATGTTTTAAGGTTTTTAGCTCTACCTGATGACGAAGCGCGGTTTGCGTTTCTAGCTGTAGACAGGAAGGGCAAACTCCTCGCTGCTAGCCACAATACCAGCAACATCCATGTGATTGACCCCCAGACAGGAGCACACCTCCGAACTATCGGTGAGGTCGACTGCAATCCAATGATGGGATGTGGGGTACTTAGCAATGGGGATATCATCATTCGCTCTGGAAACTCCGACATTACCAGAATCTTTCGAGCGACGGGAGAAATCAAGATGAGGTTCCCACTCGCTGATTGGAGCAGAAGGATTAATTTTCATATTGCTCCGGATGACATGATCTACGTGACATACCGTGAAAAATCGGATAAGTCATACATGGGATACGTTAGTCTCATGTCCTCTGCCGGTGACATGCGAAGAGATAAGGTCATCGAGTTTCCGACATCATACTTATATCGCTATCATCCAAGATGTGTTGTTCCTGTTCCCGGAACTGTTGTCGTCCTGAATGGCGACGTCGTTATCGTCTACAAAGAAACACCTGGAGTAAACGATCTTCGCTGA